A single window of Intrasporangium calvum DSM 43043 DNA harbors:
- the eno gene encoding phosphopyruvate hydratase: MATIEEIGAREILDSRGNPTVEVEIRLDDGTFARAAVPSGASTGAFEAAERRDGDKGRYLGKGVEQAVDAVIEQINPRLIGYDASEQRLIDAEMMALDGSSNKENLGANAILGVSLAVAHAAAESAGLPLFRYVGGPNAHVLPVPMMNILNGGSHADTNVDIQEFMIAPVGAPTFREALRWGTEVYHSLKKVLHDRGLSTGLGDEGGFAPNLESNRAALDIIVEAITAAGYVPGRDIALALDVAASEFHQDGSYQFEAASKSADEMIDYYAELVDAYPLVSIEDPLNEEDWDGWTAITERLGDRVQIVGDDLFVTNPERLGRGITSGAANALLVKVNQIGTLTETLDAVTLAQSNGYRCMMSHRSGETEDVTIADLAVATNCGQIKTGAPARSERVAKYNQLLRIEEELDDAAVYAGIGAFPRFDASRYEG; this comes from the coding sequence GTGGCCACCATTGAGGAGATTGGCGCCCGCGAGATCCTTGACTCGCGCGGAAACCCCACCGTCGAGGTCGAGATCCGTCTCGACGACGGGACGTTCGCCCGGGCAGCCGTGCCATCCGGCGCGTCGACCGGGGCCTTCGAGGCGGCCGAGCGCCGTGACGGTGACAAGGGCCGCTACCTCGGCAAGGGGGTCGAGCAGGCCGTGGACGCCGTGATCGAGCAGATCAACCCGCGGCTCATCGGCTACGACGCGAGCGAGCAGCGTCTCATCGACGCCGAGATGATGGCGCTGGACGGGTCGTCCAACAAGGAGAACCTCGGCGCCAACGCGATCCTCGGCGTCTCCCTCGCCGTCGCCCACGCTGCCGCCGAGTCGGCCGGACTGCCGCTGTTCCGCTACGTCGGCGGGCCGAACGCGCACGTGCTGCCCGTCCCGATGATGAACATCCTCAACGGCGGGTCGCACGCCGACACGAACGTCGACATCCAGGAGTTCATGATCGCCCCGGTGGGGGCGCCGACCTTCCGCGAGGCCCTGCGCTGGGGGACCGAGGTCTACCACTCGCTCAAGAAGGTCCTGCACGACCGCGGTCTGTCCACCGGTCTGGGCGACGAGGGTGGCTTCGCGCCGAACCTCGAGTCGAACCGTGCTGCGCTCGACATCATCGTCGAGGCCATCACCGCCGCCGGCTACGTGCCCGGGCGCGACATCGCCCTCGCCCTCGACGTCGCCGCCTCCGAGTTCCACCAGGACGGCTCCTACCAGTTCGAGGCGGCGAGCAAGTCGGCCGACGAGATGATCGACTACTACGCCGAGCTCGTCGACGCCTACCCGCTCGTCTCCATCGAGGACCCGCTGAACGAGGAGGACTGGGACGGCTGGACGGCCATCACCGAGCGGCTCGGCGACCGGGTGCAGATCGTCGGCGACGACCTGTTCGTCACCAACCCGGAGCGTCTCGGTCGTGGCATCACGAGCGGCGCGGCCAACGCGCTGCTCGTCAAGGTCAACCAGATCGGCACGCTCACCGAGACCCTCGACGCCGTGACACTCGCCCAGAGCAACGGCTACCGCTGCATGATGAGCCACCGTTCCGGCGAGACGGAGGACGTCACCATCGCCGACCTCGCCGTCGCGACGAACTGCGGCCAGATCAAGACGGGCGCCCCGGCCCGCTCCGAGCGCGTCGCCAAGTACAACCAGCTGCTCCGGATCGAGGAGGAGCTCGACGACGCAGCCGTCTACGCGGGTATCGGGGCCTTCCCGCGCTTCGACGCGTCCCGCTACGAGGGCTGA
- a CDS encoding FtsB family cell division protein has protein sequence MPDRTPSRPGGDDRFRSSRGPAGGGRSGASRSGPRPSPKAGSGPRAGSPRTGPAARTGPGKERPALAARPRRRPPEPPSQSTTWVRGAILLGIIVMLAVTLVPTLRSVIQQRNETVALQEKVARQKVTVAELEKQAALWKDPRYIEEQARKRLRFVRVGDRAYSVTGLETTQLEEQRVQDPIVAAPMANESSPWYGKLWQSVQIADRPTAGLPR, from the coding sequence ATGCCAGACCGCACCCCGTCCCGTCCGGGCGGCGACGACCGATTCCGGTCGAGCCGTGGCCCGGCGGGTGGGGGGCGGTCCGGGGCCTCGCGCTCGGGCCCGCGCCCCTCGCCCAAGGCGGGATCGGGACCGCGGGCCGGCTCGCCACGCACCGGCCCGGCCGCTCGGACCGGGCCCGGCAAGGAGCGACCCGCGCTGGCGGCCCGGCCCCGCCGACGCCCCCCGGAGCCCCCCTCCCAGTCGACGACCTGGGTCCGCGGCGCGATCCTGCTCGGGATCATCGTCATGCTGGCAGTGACCCTCGTGCCGACGCTGCGCTCGGTCATCCAGCAGCGCAACGAGACCGTGGCGCTCCAGGAGAAGGTGGCTCGGCAGAAGGTGACCGTGGCCGAGCTCGAGAAGCAGGCCGCCCTGTGGAAGGACCCGAGATACATCGAGGAGCAGGCCCGCAAGCGGCTGAGGTTCGTGCGCGTGGGTGACCGCGCCTACTCCGTGACCGGCCTCGAGACGACGCAGCTGGAGGAGCAGAGGGTGCAGGACCCGATCGTCGCCGCACCGATGGCGAACGAGTCGTCGCCGTGGTACGGCAAGCTGTGGCAGTCCGTCCAGATCGCCGACCGACCGACCGCCGGGCTGCCCCGATGA
- a CDS encoding DUF501 domain-containing protein has product MTPDEAPGDRSGTGVDDADLRAVERQLGRLPRGVAAVAHRCPCGEPDVLRTEPRLPDGTPFPTTYYATCPRLTGALSTLETAGVMREMTSRLAEDPALRAGYERAHEHYLAQRAELGQVPEIDGVSAGGMPTRVKCLHVLVAHSLAAGPGVNVLGDEALAMLDDWWVPTSCAALHAAEDAAEDTAEDTAEDTAEDTAEDTAEDTAEETAGE; this is encoded by the coding sequence ATGACCCCGGACGAGGCGCCCGGGGACCGCTCGGGGACCGGCGTCGACGACGCCGACCTCCGCGCCGTCGAGCGCCAGCTGGGCCGGCTGCCACGCGGGGTCGCCGCGGTGGCCCACCGGTGCCCCTGTGGCGAGCCGGACGTCCTGAGGACCGAGCCGCGGCTCCCGGACGGCACCCCGTTCCCTACGACGTACTACGCCACCTGCCCGCGGCTGACCGGCGCCCTCAGCACGCTCGAGACCGCCGGCGTCATGCGGGAGATGACGAGCCGCCTCGCCGAGGACCCCGCCCTCCGTGCCGGCTACGAGCGGGCCCACGAGCACTACCTGGCCCAACGGGCCGAGCTCGGCCAGGTGCCGGAGATCGACGGCGTGTCGGCGGGCGGCATGCCCACCAGGGTGAAGTGCCTCCATGTCCTCGTCGCCCACTCGCTTGCGGCGGGCCCGGGGGTCAACGTGCTCGGCGACGAGGCGCTGGCCATGCTCGACGACTGGTGGGTCCCCACCTCCTGCGCGGCCCTGCACGCCGCGGAGGACGCCGCCGAGGACACCGCCGAGGACACCGCCGAGGACACCGCCGAGGACACCGCCGAGGACACCGCCGAGGACACCGCGGAGGAGACGGCCGGTGAGTGA
- a CDS encoding exopolyphosphatase, with protein sequence MSDGAVRVGAVDCGTNSIRLLVADVDPRTGELRDVLRRMEVVRLGLGVDRTGVIAAESMERTLRMTRAYAAQCRELGASRVRFVATSASRDARNAADFIDGVRAAFHEQWGADVLPEVVTGHEEASLSFRGATGGLASHGVPGPYLVVDLGGGSTEFVRGTSQVDAATSVDVGCVRMTERHLLSDPPSAAEIEAATADIDHAIDAAAGVVPFSGVGALVGLAGTVTTVTAHALGLPTYDPVRIHLSRLPVARVLTACTDLLHLSHAERAALPFMHEGRVDVIGAGALLWGRIVERVGEASGITEVVTSEHDILDGIALSAASPDAVPGPDS encoded by the coding sequence GTGAGTGACGGCGCGGTGCGCGTCGGCGCGGTGGACTGCGGCACCAACTCGATCCGACTCCTCGTCGCCGACGTCGACCCGCGGACGGGCGAGCTGCGGGACGTGCTGCGTCGGATGGAGGTCGTCCGCCTCGGGCTCGGCGTCGACCGCACGGGTGTCATCGCGGCAGAGTCCATGGAACGCACGCTGCGCATGACCCGGGCGTATGCCGCCCAGTGCCGTGAGCTCGGCGCCTCCCGGGTCCGGTTCGTCGCGACCTCCGCATCGCGAGACGCCCGCAACGCAGCCGACTTCATCGACGGGGTGCGGGCGGCGTTCCACGAGCAGTGGGGCGCCGACGTCCTGCCGGAGGTCGTGACGGGCCACGAGGAGGCCAGCCTCTCCTTCCGCGGAGCCACGGGTGGGCTCGCGTCCCACGGCGTGCCAGGGCCTTACCTCGTCGTCGACCTCGGCGGCGGCTCGACCGAGTTCGTCCGAGGCACGAGCCAGGTGGACGCCGCGACGTCGGTCGATGTCGGCTGCGTCCGGATGACCGAGCGGCATCTCCTCTCGGACCCCCCGAGCGCCGCGGAGATCGAGGCGGCCACGGCCGACATCGACCACGCCATCGACGCGGCGGCGGGGGTGGTTCCTTTCTCGGGGGTGGGGGCCCTCGTCGGGCTGGCCGGGACGGTGACCACGGTCACGGCGCACGCCCTCGGGCTGCCGACCTATGACCCGGTCCGGATCCACCTCTCGCGCCTGCCCGTCGCGCGAGTGCTGACGGCGTGCACCGACCTGCTGCACCTGTCCCACGCCGAGCGGGCGGCGCTGCCCTTCATGCACGAGGGGCGCGTCGACGTCATCGGGGCCGGGGCCCTCCTCTGGGGGCGGATCGTGGAGCGGGTAGGCGAGGCGTCCGGGATCACCGAGGTCGTCACGTCGGAGCACGACATCCTCGACGGCATCGCCCTGTCCGCCGCGTCACCCGACGCGGTGCCGGGGCCGGACAGCTGA
- a CDS encoding Bax inhibitor-1/YccA family protein has translation MAGGNPVFDRIDKQLQRERYAGFGTPQRGQQGPTGPTQAATTGYAVQDTGTADQLNDLYARQAAGPVDTGRVTLDDVIVKSLVLFALTLVGAGVSWFMVDANPGLISPLWLGGMFGTLILGFAMMFMKNIPTPLYFVYSALQGVFLGAFSYFLASAYGADLVLTAVVATLCVFVAMYAGYATGLIKVTEKSRRIFVFMIAGYALFSIVQVVLLMTGVIDGWGFGGSGPMGIGLSLLGVGLASYSLAVDFDSIDNAVRLGAPQKYSWLLAHGLIVSVVWLYIEIARLLARLRD, from the coding sequence ATGGCAGGTGGAAACCCGGTCTTCGACCGGATCGACAAGCAGCTGCAACGGGAGCGATACGCGGGCTTCGGCACGCCGCAGCGCGGGCAGCAGGGTCCCACGGGCCCCACTCAGGCAGCAACGACGGGCTACGCCGTCCAGGACACCGGCACGGCAGACCAGCTCAACGACCTCTACGCGCGTCAGGCAGCCGGACCGGTTGACACCGGGCGCGTCACCCTCGACGACGTCATCGTCAAGAGCCTCGTGCTCTTCGCTCTGACGCTCGTGGGCGCCGGCGTCTCGTGGTTCATGGTCGACGCCAACCCGGGCCTCATCTCGCCGCTGTGGCTCGGTGGCATGTTCGGCACGCTGATCCTCGGCTTCGCGATGATGTTCATGAAGAACATCCCGACGCCGCTCTACTTCGTGTACTCGGCGCTGCAGGGCGTCTTCCTCGGCGCGTTCAGCTACTTCCTCGCCTCGGCCTACGGTGCGGACCTCGTCCTCACCGCGGTGGTTGCGACGCTGTGCGTCTTCGTCGCCATGTACGCCGGCTACGCCACCGGGCTGATCAAGGTGACGGAGAAGTCCCGGCGGATCTTCGTGTTCATGATCGCCGGCTACGCGCTCTTCTCGATCGTCCAGGTCGTCCTGCTCATGACGGGCGTCATCGACGGCTGGGGCTTCGGCGGTAGCGGCCCGATGGGCATCGGGCTGAGCCTCCTCGGCGTCGGCCTCGCCTCGTACTCCTTGGCCGTCGACTTCGACTCGATCGACAACGCCGTCCGCCTCGGCGCGCCGCAGAAGTACTCGTGGCTGCTGGCGCACGGTCTGATCGTCTCGGTCGTCTGGCTCTACATCGAGATCGCCCGGCTCCTCGCGCGCCTGCGCGACTGA
- a CDS encoding acetyl-CoA C-acetyltransferase, protein MTEAVIVSTARSPFGRAFKGSLKDIRPDDLAASVIQAALDKVPGLDPTLIEDIYLGCAEPSHRHGSNMAKVVGTLLGLDRTPGATINRFCASSAQTTRMAFHAIKAGEGDIFVSAGVECVSQYVGFAGAGGANEDDMNPAFRAARERTKRTAETNEMWHDPREDGELPDVYIAMGQTAENVANAYGISRQRQDEWGVTSQNRAEAAIQRGFFDWEIAPITTPDGTVVRKDDGPRAGVTLEAVQALNPVFRENGTVTAGNCCPLNDGAAALVVMSDTKAKELGLEPLARVVSTAATGLSPEIMGLGPVDAVNLALKRAGMTIGDMDVYEINEAFAAQVIGSADQIGMDYDRLNVNGGAIAIGHPFGATGARLTGTIINALRERDQQFGLETMCIGGGQGMAVIFERLS, encoded by the coding sequence GTGACCGAAGCCGTCATCGTCTCGACCGCCCGCTCGCCGTTCGGGCGCGCCTTCAAGGGCTCGCTCAAGGACATCCGCCCCGACGACCTCGCCGCCAGCGTCATCCAGGCGGCGCTCGACAAGGTCCCGGGCCTCGACCCGACGCTCATCGAGGACATCTACCTCGGTTGCGCCGAGCCGTCCCACCGGCACGGCTCCAACATGGCCAAGGTCGTCGGGACACTCCTCGGTCTCGACCGCACCCCCGGCGCCACGATCAACCGGTTCTGCGCCAGCTCGGCCCAGACGACTCGGATGGCCTTCCACGCGATCAAGGCCGGCGAGGGCGACATCTTCGTGTCGGCCGGGGTCGAGTGCGTCTCTCAGTACGTCGGGTTCGCCGGCGCGGGTGGCGCGAACGAGGACGACATGAACCCGGCGTTCCGGGCCGCGCGGGAGCGGACCAAGCGGACCGCCGAGACGAACGAGATGTGGCACGACCCGCGCGAGGACGGCGAGCTGCCCGACGTCTACATCGCGATGGGCCAGACCGCGGAGAACGTGGCCAACGCCTACGGAATCAGCCGCCAGCGCCAGGACGAGTGGGGAGTCACGTCCCAGAACCGCGCCGAGGCGGCCATCCAGCGGGGCTTCTTCGACTGGGAGATCGCGCCGATCACGACGCCGGACGGGACAGTCGTCAGGAAGGACGACGGCCCGCGAGCCGGGGTCACGCTCGAGGCCGTGCAGGCGCTCAACCCGGTCTTCCGCGAGAACGGCACCGTCACGGCCGGCAACTGCTGCCCGCTCAACGACGGCGCCGCCGCACTCGTCGTCATGAGCGACACCAAGGCCAAGGAGCTAGGACTCGAACCGCTCGCCCGCGTCGTCTCCACGGCCGCGACCGGCCTGTCCCCCGAGATCATGGGCCTCGGCCCGGTCGATGCCGTCAACCTCGCGCTCAAGCGGGCCGGGATGACCATCGGGGACATGGACGTCTACGAGATCAACGAGGCCTTCGCTGCGCAGGTCATCGGCTCCGCCGACCAGATCGGGATGGACTACGACCGGCTCAACGTCAACGGTGGCGCCATCGCGATCGGGCACCCGTTCGGCGCGACCGGAGCCCGGCTCACCGGCACGATCATCAACGCGCTCCGCGAGCGCGACCAGCAGTTCGGCCTCGAGACGATGTGCATCGGCGGCGGCCAGGGCATGGCGGTCATCTTCGAGCGCCTCAGCTGA
- a CDS encoding SGNH/GDSL hydrolase family protein: MSRARRARKIAQTAAFGGGVGAAGLGALGLAGYGLLRVEAVLARRIVGQPFEGAPDDEGTYGFGPGEPIRFLVLGDSTGAGMGAEHARQTIGATIANGVAAFSGRPVELTNVAAIGAESLHLGAQVERGLERVPSPDIAVILIGANDVTHRIERSLAVGHLEMAVRRLREAGAEVVVGTCPDLGAIEPLPQPLRYLARRWSRDLAAGQTVAVVEAGGRAVSIGDLLSDAFSAAPQVMFSQDRFHPSPAGYARVAAALLPTVSAALDLFGERSAPTQPSAWRGEGVGPVAVAASRAVANPGTEVAPAEVGGQARGVHGRWAMIRRRLRPTVAVPEADPVRDGDPVPTPAAEAPEGVEGAPIGAPPS; encoded by the coding sequence ATGAGCCGCGCTCGACGCGCTCGCAAGATCGCCCAGACCGCCGCGTTCGGCGGTGGTGTGGGGGCCGCGGGGCTCGGGGCCCTCGGCCTGGCCGGCTACGGCCTGCTCCGGGTCGAGGCGGTCCTCGCCCGGCGGATCGTGGGGCAGCCGTTCGAGGGCGCCCCCGACGACGAGGGGACCTACGGCTTCGGGCCGGGCGAGCCGATCCGCTTCCTCGTGCTCGGCGACTCGACCGGCGCGGGCATGGGTGCCGAGCACGCCCGCCAGACGATCGGCGCGACCATCGCCAACGGCGTGGCGGCCTTCAGCGGCCGGCCCGTCGAGCTGACCAACGTCGCGGCCATCGGCGCCGAGTCGCTGCACCTCGGCGCCCAGGTGGAGCGCGGGCTCGAGCGGGTGCCGAGCCCCGACATCGCGGTCATCCTCATCGGCGCCAACGACGTCACCCACCGCATCGAGCGCTCCCTCGCCGTGGGCCACCTCGAGATGGCTGTGCGCCGGCTCCGGGAGGCCGGCGCGGAGGTCGTCGTCGGGACCTGCCCCGACCTCGGTGCGATCGAGCCGCTGCCGCAGCCGCTGCGCTACCTCGCGCGACGCTGGTCCCGCGACCTCGCCGCCGGCCAGACCGTCGCCGTCGTCGAGGCCGGTGGGCGTGCCGTGTCGATCGGCGACCTGCTGAGCGACGCCTTCTCCGCGGCGCCGCAGGTCATGTTCAGCCAGGACCGGTTCCACCCGAGCCCCGCCGGCTACGCCCGGGTGGCTGCCGCACTGCTGCCCACGGTGAGCGCGGCCCTCGACCTCTTCGGGGAGCGCAGCGCACCCACCCAGCCGAGCGCCTGGCGCGGCGAGGGGGTCGGTCCGGTGGCCGTCGCTGCCAGCCGGGCCGTCGCCAACCCCGGCACGGAGGTCGCCCCGGCCGAGGTGGGCGGCCAGGCCCGCGGCGTCCACGGCCGCTGGGCGATGATCCGCCGCCGGCTGCGGCCCACGGTCGCCGTCCCCGAGGCGGACCCGGTGCGCGACGGCGATCCGGTCCCGACCCCCGCGGCCGAGGCACCCGAAGGCGTCGAGGGGGCGCCCATCGGCGCTCCCCCCTCCTGA